In one window of Tubulanus polymorphus chromosome 3, tnTubPoly1.2, whole genome shotgun sequence DNA:
- the LOC141902337 gene encoding sex peptide receptor-related protein 2-like: MASATVANDTVLYDYKASYDGAYDDYYLYKNITTGHITQPTHNIGRGYDIVYRTVLPVVLIIGIIGIIMTVVVLSRKTMWTSTNCYLTALAVADLLFLIILSTRLLDFIDKDHHVHMFVIYFHYAKIVMNANLLASVWLTVVLAIERYTAICKPLHATIICTVKRARIVIVAIFVIAFVCRSPNFFEAYVVEESSLQIPNETQWQLAYTELFDNDTYHSVYTWLVDGILTAILPFLSLTVLNILLIYELRISTRFMRQNLVPMHEMANYVSREERKITMMLISIIVVFFILQAPYVAYNATLAIPVLNRRIMKIPGFQIFRYIAIALIAIKTAVNFALYCWFSERFWTTFKKVFCIERCMTKYHMGTRKQESNGTTGGQKYSFFASRETSL; this comes from the coding sequence ATGGCATCGGCTACTGTGGCAAACGACACAGTTCTTTATGACTACAAAGCAAGCTACGACGGCGCTTATGATGATTATTActtgtataaaaacattaccacCGGACATATTACACAACCAACGCACAACATTGGCAGAGGTTACGACATCGTGTACAGAACCGTGCTTCCGGTTGTACTTATTATCGGCATCATCGGAATTATCATGACCGTCGTTGTGCTGAGCAGAAAAACCATGTGGACATCGACGAACTGCTATCTCACAGCGTTGGCCGTCGCCGACTTGTTGTTTTTGATCATTTTGTCGACGCGCTTGCTCGATTTCATCGACAAAGATCATCACGTGCACATGTTCGTCATCTATTTCCACTACGCGAAGATCGTGATGAACGCGAATTTGTTGGCATCCGTCTGGCTGACGGTCGTGCTAGCCATCGAACGGTACACGGCAATCTGCAAACCGTTACACGCGACGATAATCTGCACGGTGAAACGCGCCCGCATTGTCATCGTTGCCATATTCGTCATCGCGTTCGTTTGCCGATCGCCGAACTTCTTCGAAGCCTACGTCGTCGAAGAATCGAGTTTGCAGATTCCAAACGAAACCCAATGGCAGTTGGCGTACACGGAACTTTTTGATAACGACACGTATCATTCCGTTTACACGTGGCTCGTCGACGGAATTCTAACGGCCATCTTGCCGTTTCTAAGCCTGACCGTGTTGAACATCTTGCTCATTTATGAGCTGCGCATTTCGACTCGATTCATGCGTCAGAATCTCGTCCCGATGCACGAAATGGCGAACTATGTCAGTCGCGAAGAAAGGAAAATAACGATGATGCTCATCAGCATTATAGTCGTGTTCTTCATTTTACAGGCTCCGTACGTTGCGTACAACGCCACACTGGCGATCCCCGTGCTTAATCGGCGTATCATGAAGATTCCGggatttcagatttttcggTACATCGCGATCGCGTTGATCGCGATAAAGACGGCGGTGAATTTCGCGTTGTACTGCTGGTTTAGCGAGCGCTTTTGGACAACGTTCAAGAAAGTGTTCTGCATCGAACGGTGCATGACGAAATACCACATGGGCACGCGAAAACAGGAGTCAAACGGTACGACTGGCGGACAAAAATACTCCTTCTTTGCGAGCAGGGAGACATCTTTGTAA